A portion of the Stigmatella aurantiaca DW4/3-1 genome contains these proteins:
- the iscU gene encoding Fe-S cluster assembly scaffold IscU — translation MAYSDKVIEHYENPRNVGTLDKADPNVGTGLVGAPACGDVMRLQLRITDEGVIEDAKFKTFGCGSAIASSSLVTEWVKGKTVDQAMTISNKDVARELSLPPVKIHCSVLAEDAIKAAIEDFKKKRQGRAPKQTA, via the coding sequence ATGGCTTACAGCGACAAGGTCATCGAGCACTACGAGAACCCCCGCAACGTCGGCACCCTGGACAAGGCGGATCCGAACGTGGGCACCGGCCTGGTGGGCGCGCCCGCCTGCGGCGACGTGATGCGCCTGCAGCTGCGCATCACCGACGAGGGCGTCATCGAGGACGCCAAGTTCAAGACCTTCGGCTGCGGCTCGGCCATCGCGTCCAGCTCGCTGGTGACCGAGTGGGTGAAGGGCAAGACGGTGGATCAGGCGATGACCATCTCGAACAAGGATGTCGCCCGGGAGCTGTCGCTGCCGCCGGTGAAGATCCACTGCTCGGTGCTGGCCGAGGATGCCATCAAGGCCGCCATCGAGGACTTCAAGAAGAAGCGCCAGGGGCGCGCCCCGAAGCAGACCGCGTAA
- a CDS encoding HesB/IscA family protein — protein sequence MNEQATSQIQPSQAVPTAPTGKPAGKGILLSDSAVLRLRRLLEERQTPEAGLRLAVKGGGCSGLQYAMEWAEKPRERDKIFEREGVRVFVDPKSYLYLMGTELVYEETMMASGFKLQNPNVKAACGCGESFTL from the coding sequence ATGAACGAGCAGGCGACGTCACAGATTCAGCCCTCCCAGGCGGTGCCCACGGCCCCCACCGGCAAGCCGGCGGGCAAGGGCATTCTCCTCAGCGACAGTGCCGTGCTCCGGCTGCGGCGCTTGCTGGAGGAGCGGCAGACGCCCGAGGCGGGCCTGCGTCTGGCCGTGAAGGGCGGCGGCTGCTCCGGCCTCCAGTACGCCATGGAGTGGGCGGAGAAACCGCGCGAGCGGGACAAGATCTTCGAGCGCGAGGGCGTGCGCGTCTTCGTGGACCCCAAGAGCTACCTGTACCTGATGGGGACGGAGCTGGTGTACGAGGAGACCATGATGGCCTCGGGCTTCAAGCTCCAGAACCCGAACGTGAAGGCCGCCTGCGGCTGTGGCGAGAGCTTCACCCTCTGA
- the hscB gene encoding Fe-S protein assembly co-chaperone HscB yields the protein MKCWNCDKDTAGRPFCPACGKLAPRSPGATLFDMFELAPTYDVDVPMLERQFRDLSLQLHPDRFARADPKERRLSLEQTTALNEAYKTLKDPARRAFYLLKLHGVDLERDDATARKHMSQEFLEEVLELREELELAVKARDLTRAQAMAVDVTVRQREAQAEAADALRALKNTPEDDALVKKASHALGRVRYFTRFLDEVEAFEEEVSA from the coding sequence GTGAAGTGCTGGAATTGCGACAAGGACACCGCCGGACGCCCCTTCTGTCCCGCTTGCGGGAAGCTCGCCCCACGGTCTCCGGGAGCGACCCTGTTCGACATGTTCGAGCTGGCGCCCACCTATGACGTGGACGTGCCCATGCTGGAGCGGCAGTTCCGCGATCTGTCCCTCCAGCTCCACCCGGACCGGTTCGCCCGAGCCGATCCCAAGGAGCGCCGCCTCTCGCTGGAGCAGACCACGGCCCTCAACGAGGCCTACAAGACCCTCAAGGACCCGGCCCGCCGGGCCTTCTACCTGCTCAAGCTGCACGGCGTGGACCTGGAGCGGGACGACGCGACGGCCCGGAAGCACATGTCCCAGGAGTTCCTCGAGGAAGTGCTGGAGCTGCGCGAGGAGCTGGAGCTGGCCGTGAAGGCGAGGGATCTCACGCGGGCCCAGGCCATGGCGGTGGACGTGACGGTCCGCCAGCGCGAGGCCCAGGCCGAGGCCGCCGACGCCCTCCGGGCCCTGAAGAACACCCCCGAGGATGACGCCCTGGTGAAAAAGGCATCGCATGCGCTGGGACGGGTGCGGTACTTCACCCGCTTCCTCGACGAGGTCGAAGCGTTCGAGGAGGAGGTGTCGGCGTGA